One Echeneis naucrates chromosome 16, fEcheNa1.1, whole genome shotgun sequence DNA window includes the following coding sequences:
- the nup160 gene encoding nuclear pore complex protein Nup160 isoform X2 yields MAAVLERSFIEICGFERETLQRFREVAVDLGVSSLPGGLKFPDTAGAFHYEDSGKLLSVTSNRFIHWSTSGDTVQLVEQSLDTNLLNNTVKLRFVHCTVLPGGVTVQETLNNVIILISTNQSVHRLVLPHPNRMYRSELVTELHMQSIFTDVGKLSLQDPSHSAIIPTSAGQTGSPSTSAAWLSYQGEAHYALASPTGGIMVVTLPPHDTLGGVSVVELKRSSMIQKLSGWMPTAIRGEQSPADLALSLAVRELEEDSFIFALCQDHRLRMWSLREQACLLEADVMEFMPACRGVKRLSGQGHRLRLAFSSTTGLCLAVYLAVPQKGQFTVLQLATSDNNRYSLEHISTLFTTQETLVDFHLTSTDIWALWVDDSNTTVVKYINFEHNTAGQWNQVFVQPPPEEEVHVGMDQDPRETYLDVLFSPVRFTALAIVKALQIFHRGGEKISDLSWELLKREVTVAVETELQSSVTEFEFSQEEYRQLQMEFWSKFYGCCLQYQESLSTPLGLTVSSLTGLVCLLKKGLVSFLLPCFAVDHLYLSCDEYLLSEEETPITEDLDLGRDVLQLVQCLRLVSDAVSGEMAYEMEKALEHLQSPERAAELALESMLSNDSDNVIENIQNKLQDVRNPVGAMMVLLRELDLETDPEVPEGALVPGRSLNLRISLSQLLGSSSAVSVVCQAVSHMTMTRALFCRDLLILQKLYLRFGDNVFLGGGAQLLQLQQDLIPRSAHLLASYHLLKHISQSLTSSVPMDTIDANLQHLTALDLSDSPAAASRSVLSPQTVLELFYQTSARRIIVSQFFSQQHSSSLLVWSHMISTVVTLLAQLLWPSNPGFQFPECLMANCQYTQLQEYVRLVGPWCQVNIGSCRFMLGQCYLANGEGQKALQCFQEAATEVEKEEFLMRLTGSEEEEAAAIPRLQYYNKVLRLLEDVGLPELVIQLASLALTEAVSDVSSQAALWTRIFKHHLDLGHNSEAYEALTQNPDSSMQLDCLRQLVVVLCERSQLQDLVQFPYVNLHDEVVSIIESRARGLDLLAHNYYELLYAFHINRHNYRKAGTVMFELAMRLGREVRTRVGLQKQVNCFLAALNCLRLIRPEYAWIVQPATGATYERPGASPKRNSDGEFSSEPVKRQVEILELKDLEKEYFLSRSRLTLAQHHPPSAAIAGSVSAEEMVSLLVQSGLFDSALSLCQTFSLSLNLVFEGLAFKCIRLQFGGEESQNEAWSWLADNQLSSVVNTKESSATDEAWRLLALYLDRFPAANGEHHRCVIHKLLSHGIPLPDWLVKSYKAMDAASLLRLYLNFDLLEAAAELVLEYIDALLGRGHQYFGIERPLSATGSSAWLPYTSIDQLLQALAESQTSSSIYIKVRDKLGEYHRLVDQTTRRRLLAL; encoded by the exons ATGGCGGCGGTGTTGGAGCGTAGTTTTATCGAGATTTGTGGATTTGAGAGGGAAACTCTGCAGCGGTTCAGAGAAGTGGCCGTGGATCTCG GTGTGAGCTCTCTGCCTGGCGGCCTAAAGTTTCCGgacacagctggagcatttcaCTATGAGGACAGCGggaagctgctgtcagtcaccAGCAACAGATTCATCCACTG GTCCACGTCAGGGGACACAGTGCAGCTGGTGGAGCAGTCTCTGGACACCAACCTGCTCAATAACACTGTTAAACTCAGATTCGTCCACTGCACTGTCCTGCCTGGCGGAGTGACCGTCCAGGAGACCCTCAACAATGTCATCATTCTCATCTCTACCAATCAGAGCGTCCACAGGCTGGTGCTGCCTCACCCCAATCGCATGTACCGCAGT GAGCTGGTGACTGAGCTCCACATGCAGTCCATCTTCACTGATGTGGGGAAGCTGAGTCTGCAGGACCCCTCCCACAGTGCTATCATCCCCACCTCAGCAGGACAGACAGGGAGCCCCAGCACTTCAGCAGCCTGGCTGAGTTACCAAGGGGAGGCTCACTACGCATTGGCATCCCCCACAGGAGGCATCATGGTGGTCACTTTGCCACCTCATGATACACTGG GTGGTGTGTCGGTGGTGGAGCTTAAGAGGAGTTCAATGATACAGAAGTTGTCAGGCTGGATGCCCACAGCCATCCGTGGGGAGCAGAGTCCAGCTGATCTGGCCCTCAGTCTGGCAGtgagagagctggaggaagacTCCTTCATCTTCGCCCTGTGCCAGGATCACAGACTGCGCATGTGGTCTCTTAGG GAGCAGGCCTGTCTGCTGGAGGCCGACGTGATGGAGTTCATGCCGGCTTGCAGGGGAGTGAAGCGTCTGTCCGGTCAGGGTCACCGTCTGAGGCTGGCCTTCTCCTCCACCACCGGCCTCTGTCTGGCAGTCTACTTGGCAGTCCCTCAGAAAGGACAGTTCACCGTCCTGCAGCTGGCCACCAGTGACAACAACCGCTACAGCCTGGAGCACATCTCTACCCTGTTCACCACACAA GAGACTCTGGTGGACTTTCATCTTACCTCCACAGACATTTGGGCTCTGTGGGTAGACGACTCCAACACCACAGTGGTCAAATACATCAATTTTGAACA TAACACAGCAGGTCAGTGGAACCAAGTCTTTGTTCAGCCTCCACCAGAGGAAGAAGTCCATGTAGGAATGGACCAGGACCCCAGA GAAACTTACCTTGAtgtcctcttctctcctgtACGCTTCACTGCCCTGGCCATAGTTAAAGCTCTACAG ATCTTTCATCGTGGTGGTGAGAAAATATCTGATCTGTCCTGGGAGCTGCTGAAGAGGGAGGTGACGGTGGCAGTGGAGACTGAG CTGCAGAGCAGTGTGACGGAGTTTGAGTTCTCCCAGGAGGAATATCGTCAGCTGCAGATGGAGTTCTGGTCCAAGTTCTATGGCTGTTGTCTGCAGTACCAGGAGTCTTTGTCTACACCCCTTGGTCTGACTGTGAGCTCCCTTACAGGCCTGGTCTGTCTGCTcaagaag GGTCTGGTGTCGTTCCTGTTGCCATGTTTTGCTGTGGATCATTTGTATCTCTCCTGCGATGAGTATCTTctgtcagaggaggagacacCCATCACTGAAG acctggacctggggcGCGACGTGCTGCAGCTGGTTCAGTGTTTGCGGCTGGTCAGTGATGCGGTATCTGGAGAGATGGCCTATGAGATGGAGAAAGCTCTGGAACATCTTCAGTCACCTGAGAGGGCAGCTGAGCTCGCCTTGGAAAGCATGTTGTCAAATGACAG TGATAATGTGATTGAGAACATCCAGAACAAGTTACAGGATGTCCGTAACCCAGTGGGGGCCATGATGGTCCTGTTGAGGGAACTGGACTTGGAGACAGACCCTGAGGTACCAGAGGGAGCCCTGGTTCCTG GTCGGAGTCTGAACCTGAGGATCAGCCTCTCTCAGCTGCTGGGCAGCAGCTCTGCTGTCTCAGTTGTCTGTCAAGCCGTTAGTCACATGACCATGACCAGAGCTCTGTTCTGCAGAGACCTGCTCATCCTGCAGAAACTCTACCTACGCTTTGGCgataat GTGTTTCTGGGTGGGGgagctcagctgctgcagctccagcaggaCCTGATTCCTCGGAGTGCCCACCTTCTCGCCTCCTATCACCTCCTcaaacacatcagtcagagcCTCACCTCTTCTGTCCCCATGGACACCAT CGATGCGAACTTGCAGCACCTAACAGCCTTGGATTTGTCTGACTCCCCGGCTGCTGCCAGCAGGTCAG tcCTGAGTCCTCAGACAGTGTTGGAGCTATTCTATCAGACTTCTGCCCGGAGGATCATCGTGTCTCAATTCTTCagccagcagcacagcagctcttTGCTTGTCTGGAGTCACATGATCTCCACTGTGGTCACACTGCTCGCTCAGCTGCT CTGGCCCAGTAACCCTGGTTTCCAGTTCCCTGAGTGTCTGATGGCCAACTGTCAGTACACACAGCTGCAG GAGTACGTGAGGCTGGTCGGTCCGTGGTGTCAGGTGAACATTGGCTCCTGCCGCTTTATGCTGGGTCAGTGTTATTTGGCCAATGGGGAGGGCCAGAAG GCTCTGCAGTGTTTCCAGGAAGCTGCCAcagaggtggagaaggaggagttTCTGATGAGGCTGACGGgctctgaggaagaagaagctgctgccATTCCCAGATTACAGTATTACAACAAG GTGCTGCGGTTACTGGAGGATGTGGGTCTACCTGAGCTTGTCATCCAGTTGGCCTCTTTGGCCCTAACAGAGGCTGTCAGTGATGTCAGCAGCCAG GCAGCTCTGTGGACTCGGATCTTCAAACATCATCTTGACCTGGGTCACAATAGTGAAGCCTATGAAGCTTTGACTCAGAATCCAGACAGCAGCAt GCAGCTGGATTGCCTCCGTCAGCTTGTGGTGGTTCTGTGCGAACGTTCTCAGCTCCAGGATTTAGTCCAGTTCCCTTACGTCAACCTGCATGATGAG GTCGTCAGCATCATTGAGTCCAGAGCCCGAGGTCTGGACCTGTTGGCTCACAACTACTATGAGCTGCTGTATGCCTTCCACATCAACAGACACAACTACAGGAAAG cgGGGACAGTGATGTTTGAGTTGGCGATGCGTTTGGGTCGTGAGGTCCGGACTCGTGTCGGTCTCCAGAAACAGGTCAACTGTTTCCTGGCTGCTCTCAACTGTCTCCGCCTCATCCGACCAGAATATGCCTGGATTGTTCAACCCGCCACGGGAGCCACG tatGAGCGTCCAGGAGCATCTCCAAAACGAAATTCAGACGGAGAGTTTTCTTCCGAACCAG TCAAACGTCAGGTGGAAATCCTAGAGCTCAAGGACCTGGAGAAGGAGTACTTCCTGTCCCGCAGCCGCCTCACCCTCGCCCAGCATCACCCCCCCTCTGCTGCCATCGCTG gCAGTGTGTCGGCAGAGGAGATGGTATCCCTGctggttcagtctggactgTTTGACTcagctctgtctttgtgtcaaaCCTTCAGCCTGAGTCTGAACTTGGTGTTTGAGGGTCTGGCTTTCAA GTGCATCAGGCTGCAGTTTGGGGGTGAGGAGTCTCAGAATGAAGCCTGGAGCTGGTTGGCTGATAATCAGCTGTCATCTGTTGTCAACACTAAAGAGTCGAG TGCCACAGATGAGGCGTGGCGGCTGCTGGCCTTGTACCTGGACAGGTTTCCTGCTGCTAATGGAGAACATCATCGCTGTGTTATCCACAAGTTGCTGTCACATGGCATCCCTCTGCCTGATTGGCTGGTTAAGTCCTACAAG GCCATGGATGCTGCGTCTCTGCTGCGGCTCtacctgaactttgaccttctcgaagctgcagcagagctggTCTTGGAGTATATAGATGCTCTGCTGGGAAGAGGACACCAGTACTTCGGAATAGAG agaccTCTGTCTGCAACCGGGTCTTCAGCCTGGCTGCCGTACACATCCATcgatcagctgctgcaggcaCTTGCTGAGAGTCAGACCAGTAGCAGT ATTTACATCAAAGTACGAGACAAACTGGGCGAGTATCACCGGCTGGTGGATCAGACGACCCGTCGCAGACTCCTCGCTCTTTAA
- the nup160 gene encoding nuclear pore complex protein Nup160 isoform X1, translating to MAAVLERSFIEICGFERETLQRFREVAVDLGVSSLPGGLKFPDTAGAFHYEDSGKLLSVTSNRFIHWSTSGDTVQLVEQSLDTNLLNNTVKLRFVHCTVLPGGVTVQETLNNVIILISTNQSVHRLVLPHPNRMYRSELVTELHMQSIFTDVGKLSLQDPSHSAIIPTSAGQTGSPSTSAAWLSYQGEAHYALASPTGGIMVVTLPPHDTLGGVSVVELKRSSMIQKLSGWMPTAIRGEQSPADLALSLAVRELEEDSFIFALCQDHRLRMWSLREQACLLEADVMEFMPACRGVKRLSGQGHRLRLAFSSTTGLCLAVYLAVPQKGQFTVLQLATSDNNRYSLEHISTLFTTQETLVDFHLTSTDIWALWVDDSNTTVVKYINFEHNTAGQWNQVFVQPPPEEEVHVGMDQDPRETYLDVLFSPVRFTALAIVKALQIFHRGGEKISDLSWELLKREVTVAVETELQSSVTEFEFSQEEYRQLQMEFWSKFYGCCLQYQESLSTPLGLTVSSLTGLVCLLKKGLVSFLLPCFAVDHLYLSCDEYLLSEEETPITEDLDLGRDVLQLVQCLRLVSDAVSGEMAYEMEKALEHLQSPERAAELALESMLSNDSDNVIENIQNKLQDVRNPVGAMMVLLRELDLETDPEVPEGALVPGMEASAGRSLNLRISLSQLLGSSSAVSVVCQAVSHMTMTRALFCRDLLILQKLYLRFGDNVFLGGGAQLLQLQQDLIPRSAHLLASYHLLKHISQSLTSSVPMDTIDANLQHLTALDLSDSPAAASRSVLSPQTVLELFYQTSARRIIVSQFFSQQHSSSLLVWSHMISTVVTLLAQLLWPSNPGFQFPECLMANCQYTQLQEYVRLVGPWCQVNIGSCRFMLGQCYLANGEGQKALQCFQEAATEVEKEEFLMRLTGSEEEEAAAIPRLQYYNKVLRLLEDVGLPELVIQLASLALTEAVSDVSSQAALWTRIFKHHLDLGHNSEAYEALTQNPDSSMQLDCLRQLVVVLCERSQLQDLVQFPYVNLHDEVVSIIESRARGLDLLAHNYYELLYAFHINRHNYRKAGTVMFELAMRLGREVRTRVGLQKQVNCFLAALNCLRLIRPEYAWIVQPATGATYERPGASPKRNSDGEFSSEPVKRQVEILELKDLEKEYFLSRSRLTLAQHHPPSAAIAGSVSAEEMVSLLVQSGLFDSALSLCQTFSLSLNLVFEGLAFKCIRLQFGGEESQNEAWSWLADNQLSSVVNTKESSATDEAWRLLALYLDRFPAANGEHHRCVIHKLLSHGIPLPDWLVKSYKAMDAASLLRLYLNFDLLEAAAELVLEYIDALLGRGHQYFGIERPLSATGSSAWLPYTSIDQLLQALAESQTSSSIYIKVRDKLGEYHRLVDQTTRRRLLAL from the exons ATGGCGGCGGTGTTGGAGCGTAGTTTTATCGAGATTTGTGGATTTGAGAGGGAAACTCTGCAGCGGTTCAGAGAAGTGGCCGTGGATCTCG GTGTGAGCTCTCTGCCTGGCGGCCTAAAGTTTCCGgacacagctggagcatttcaCTATGAGGACAGCGggaagctgctgtcagtcaccAGCAACAGATTCATCCACTG GTCCACGTCAGGGGACACAGTGCAGCTGGTGGAGCAGTCTCTGGACACCAACCTGCTCAATAACACTGTTAAACTCAGATTCGTCCACTGCACTGTCCTGCCTGGCGGAGTGACCGTCCAGGAGACCCTCAACAATGTCATCATTCTCATCTCTACCAATCAGAGCGTCCACAGGCTGGTGCTGCCTCACCCCAATCGCATGTACCGCAGT GAGCTGGTGACTGAGCTCCACATGCAGTCCATCTTCACTGATGTGGGGAAGCTGAGTCTGCAGGACCCCTCCCACAGTGCTATCATCCCCACCTCAGCAGGACAGACAGGGAGCCCCAGCACTTCAGCAGCCTGGCTGAGTTACCAAGGGGAGGCTCACTACGCATTGGCATCCCCCACAGGAGGCATCATGGTGGTCACTTTGCCACCTCATGATACACTGG GTGGTGTGTCGGTGGTGGAGCTTAAGAGGAGTTCAATGATACAGAAGTTGTCAGGCTGGATGCCCACAGCCATCCGTGGGGAGCAGAGTCCAGCTGATCTGGCCCTCAGTCTGGCAGtgagagagctggaggaagacTCCTTCATCTTCGCCCTGTGCCAGGATCACAGACTGCGCATGTGGTCTCTTAGG GAGCAGGCCTGTCTGCTGGAGGCCGACGTGATGGAGTTCATGCCGGCTTGCAGGGGAGTGAAGCGTCTGTCCGGTCAGGGTCACCGTCTGAGGCTGGCCTTCTCCTCCACCACCGGCCTCTGTCTGGCAGTCTACTTGGCAGTCCCTCAGAAAGGACAGTTCACCGTCCTGCAGCTGGCCACCAGTGACAACAACCGCTACAGCCTGGAGCACATCTCTACCCTGTTCACCACACAA GAGACTCTGGTGGACTTTCATCTTACCTCCACAGACATTTGGGCTCTGTGGGTAGACGACTCCAACACCACAGTGGTCAAATACATCAATTTTGAACA TAACACAGCAGGTCAGTGGAACCAAGTCTTTGTTCAGCCTCCACCAGAGGAAGAAGTCCATGTAGGAATGGACCAGGACCCCAGA GAAACTTACCTTGAtgtcctcttctctcctgtACGCTTCACTGCCCTGGCCATAGTTAAAGCTCTACAG ATCTTTCATCGTGGTGGTGAGAAAATATCTGATCTGTCCTGGGAGCTGCTGAAGAGGGAGGTGACGGTGGCAGTGGAGACTGAG CTGCAGAGCAGTGTGACGGAGTTTGAGTTCTCCCAGGAGGAATATCGTCAGCTGCAGATGGAGTTCTGGTCCAAGTTCTATGGCTGTTGTCTGCAGTACCAGGAGTCTTTGTCTACACCCCTTGGTCTGACTGTGAGCTCCCTTACAGGCCTGGTCTGTCTGCTcaagaag GGTCTGGTGTCGTTCCTGTTGCCATGTTTTGCTGTGGATCATTTGTATCTCTCCTGCGATGAGTATCTTctgtcagaggaggagacacCCATCACTGAAG acctggacctggggcGCGACGTGCTGCAGCTGGTTCAGTGTTTGCGGCTGGTCAGTGATGCGGTATCTGGAGAGATGGCCTATGAGATGGAGAAAGCTCTGGAACATCTTCAGTCACCTGAGAGGGCAGCTGAGCTCGCCTTGGAAAGCATGTTGTCAAATGACAG TGATAATGTGATTGAGAACATCCAGAACAAGTTACAGGATGTCCGTAACCCAGTGGGGGCCATGATGGTCCTGTTGAGGGAACTGGACTTGGAGACAGACCCTGAGGTACCAGAGGGAGCCCTGGTTCCTGGTATGGAGGCATCAGCAG GTCGGAGTCTGAACCTGAGGATCAGCCTCTCTCAGCTGCTGGGCAGCAGCTCTGCTGTCTCAGTTGTCTGTCAAGCCGTTAGTCACATGACCATGACCAGAGCTCTGTTCTGCAGAGACCTGCTCATCCTGCAGAAACTCTACCTACGCTTTGGCgataat GTGTTTCTGGGTGGGGgagctcagctgctgcagctccagcaggaCCTGATTCCTCGGAGTGCCCACCTTCTCGCCTCCTATCACCTCCTcaaacacatcagtcagagcCTCACCTCTTCTGTCCCCATGGACACCAT CGATGCGAACTTGCAGCACCTAACAGCCTTGGATTTGTCTGACTCCCCGGCTGCTGCCAGCAGGTCAG tcCTGAGTCCTCAGACAGTGTTGGAGCTATTCTATCAGACTTCTGCCCGGAGGATCATCGTGTCTCAATTCTTCagccagcagcacagcagctcttTGCTTGTCTGGAGTCACATGATCTCCACTGTGGTCACACTGCTCGCTCAGCTGCT CTGGCCCAGTAACCCTGGTTTCCAGTTCCCTGAGTGTCTGATGGCCAACTGTCAGTACACACAGCTGCAG GAGTACGTGAGGCTGGTCGGTCCGTGGTGTCAGGTGAACATTGGCTCCTGCCGCTTTATGCTGGGTCAGTGTTATTTGGCCAATGGGGAGGGCCAGAAG GCTCTGCAGTGTTTCCAGGAAGCTGCCAcagaggtggagaaggaggagttTCTGATGAGGCTGACGGgctctgaggaagaagaagctgctgccATTCCCAGATTACAGTATTACAACAAG GTGCTGCGGTTACTGGAGGATGTGGGTCTACCTGAGCTTGTCATCCAGTTGGCCTCTTTGGCCCTAACAGAGGCTGTCAGTGATGTCAGCAGCCAG GCAGCTCTGTGGACTCGGATCTTCAAACATCATCTTGACCTGGGTCACAATAGTGAAGCCTATGAAGCTTTGACTCAGAATCCAGACAGCAGCAt GCAGCTGGATTGCCTCCGTCAGCTTGTGGTGGTTCTGTGCGAACGTTCTCAGCTCCAGGATTTAGTCCAGTTCCCTTACGTCAACCTGCATGATGAG GTCGTCAGCATCATTGAGTCCAGAGCCCGAGGTCTGGACCTGTTGGCTCACAACTACTATGAGCTGCTGTATGCCTTCCACATCAACAGACACAACTACAGGAAAG cgGGGACAGTGATGTTTGAGTTGGCGATGCGTTTGGGTCGTGAGGTCCGGACTCGTGTCGGTCTCCAGAAACAGGTCAACTGTTTCCTGGCTGCTCTCAACTGTCTCCGCCTCATCCGACCAGAATATGCCTGGATTGTTCAACCCGCCACGGGAGCCACG tatGAGCGTCCAGGAGCATCTCCAAAACGAAATTCAGACGGAGAGTTTTCTTCCGAACCAG TCAAACGTCAGGTGGAAATCCTAGAGCTCAAGGACCTGGAGAAGGAGTACTTCCTGTCCCGCAGCCGCCTCACCCTCGCCCAGCATCACCCCCCCTCTGCTGCCATCGCTG gCAGTGTGTCGGCAGAGGAGATGGTATCCCTGctggttcagtctggactgTTTGACTcagctctgtctttgtgtcaaaCCTTCAGCCTGAGTCTGAACTTGGTGTTTGAGGGTCTGGCTTTCAA GTGCATCAGGCTGCAGTTTGGGGGTGAGGAGTCTCAGAATGAAGCCTGGAGCTGGTTGGCTGATAATCAGCTGTCATCTGTTGTCAACACTAAAGAGTCGAG TGCCACAGATGAGGCGTGGCGGCTGCTGGCCTTGTACCTGGACAGGTTTCCTGCTGCTAATGGAGAACATCATCGCTGTGTTATCCACAAGTTGCTGTCACATGGCATCCCTCTGCCTGATTGGCTGGTTAAGTCCTACAAG GCCATGGATGCTGCGTCTCTGCTGCGGCTCtacctgaactttgaccttctcgaagctgcagcagagctggTCTTGGAGTATATAGATGCTCTGCTGGGAAGAGGACACCAGTACTTCGGAATAGAG agaccTCTGTCTGCAACCGGGTCTTCAGCCTGGCTGCCGTACACATCCATcgatcagctgctgcaggcaCTTGCTGAGAGTCAGACCAGTAGCAGT ATTTACATCAAAGTACGAGACAAACTGGGCGAGTATCACCGGCTGGTGGATCAGACGACCCGTCGCAGACTCCTCGCTCTTTAA